Proteins from one Oncorhynchus gorbuscha isolate QuinsamMale2020 ecotype Even-year linkage group LG18, OgorEven_v1.0, whole genome shotgun sequence genomic window:
- the LOC124003857 gene encoding receptor-type tyrosine-protein phosphatase alpha-like isoform X2 codes for MPNSLLKGSMGVCPLLLLLSVALGVSVSAQGPSLTPAGPVSTAKPTDSPATTLHNVPMATTTTPPTAATTLTTTSTAEGNILTAGPSVTQVPIPPLPPPGPTIAPQVPTGATTAPQPPPAPTTVSRGGENGTTLSAPDSHTDPSLETTIEPTVEATSPDTTSDTTTGGGEDGTDQNTQSDDTPIIAVMVALSSLLVIVFIIIILYMLRFKKYKQAGSHSNSFRLTNGRSDDTELQSVPLLARSPSTNRKYPPLVVDKLEEDMNRRMADDNKLFREEFNALPVCPIQASCDAASKEENKEKNRYVNILPYDHSRVHLSSLEGVPDSDFINASFINGYQEKNKFIAAQGPKEETVNDFWRMIWEQNTATIVMVTNLKERKEKSIQRQSLCVSQCKCAQYWPDQGCWTYGNIRVSVEDMMVLVDYTIRKFCIQQVGDVGGKKPQRLVTQFHFTSWPDFGVPFTPIGMLKFLKKVKTCNPQYSGPIVVHCSAGVGRTGTFIVIDAMLDMMNTERKVDVFGFVTRIRAQRCQMVQTDMQYVFIFQAMLEHYLYGDTELEVTSLESHLAKLYAPSAAGCGGMEAEFKKLTSIKIQNDKMRTGNLPANMKKNRVLQIIPYEFNRVINPVKRGEESTDYVNASFIDGYRQKDSYMASQGPLQHTIEDFWRMIWEWRSCSIVMLTELEERGQEKCAQYWPSDGVMVCGDLSIELKREEESESYTVRDLLVTNNRENKARAVRQFHFHGWPEVGIPGDGKGMINIIAAVQKQQQQSGNHPITVHCSAGAGRTGTFCALSTVLERVKAEAILDVFQTVKSLRLQRPHMVQTLEQYEFCYKVVQEYIDAFSDYANFK; via the exons GTCCAGTCTCCACTGCCAAACCCACGGATTCTCCAGCCACCACCCTCCACAATGTTCCAATGGCAACAACCACCACCCCTCCAACAGCCGCAACGACACTGACAACAACCAGCACCGCAGAGGGGAACATATTGACTGCAGGCCCCAGTGTCACCCAGGTGCCCATTCCCCCTCTACCACCCCCTGGCCCCACCATAGCCCCCCAAGTCCCCACGGGTGCAACCACTGCCCCGCAACCACCCCCTGCTCCGACCACGGTCAGTCGGGGTGGGGAGAATGGGACCACACTCTCTGCTCCGGACAGTCACACAGATCCCTCGCTGGAGACCACCATAGAACCTACGGTGGAAGCCACGTCGCCCGACACTACTAGTGACactacaacag GTGGTGGAGAAGACGGCACAg aCCAAAATACGCAATCAGATGACACGCCCATCATTGCGGTGATGGTGGCTCTGTCATCCCTGCTCGTCAtcgtcttcatcatcatcatcctctatATGCTCAG GTTTAAGAAGTACAAGCAGGCCGGCAGCCATTCCAACTCCTTCAGGCTGACCAACGGTAGATCAGATGATAcag AGCTCCAGAGTGTGCCGCTATTGGCCCGCTCGCCTAGCACCAACAGGAAGTACCCACCCCTTGTTGTTGACAAGCTGGAGGAGGATATGAATCGTCGCATGGCTGATGACAACAAGCTCTTCCGGGAGGAGTTCAAT gCGCTGCCGGTGTGTCCCATCCAGGCGTCATGCGACGCGGCCTCTAAggaggagaacaaggagaagaACCGATACGTCAACATCCTGCCAT atgacCACTCCAGGGTGCATCTGTCGTCTCTAGAGGGAGTTCCAGACTCTGACTTCATCAATGCGTCCTTCATCAAC GGTTACCAAGAGAAGAACAAGTTCATTGCAGCTCAAG ggccaAAGGAGGAGACGGTAAACGACTTCTGGAGAATGATCTGGGAACAGAACACCGCCACCATCGTGATGGTGACCAActtgaaggagagaaaagag AAATCCATACAGCGgcaatctctctgtgtgtctcagtgtaAGTGTGCCCAGTACTGGCCTGACCAGGGCTGCTGGACCTACGGCAACATCCGGGTCTCTgtggaagacatgatggtgctgGTGGACTACACCATCCGCAAGTTCTGCATCCAACAG gTGGGGGATGTGGGGGGTAAGAAGCCCCAGCGGCTGGTGACCCAGTTCCACTTCACCAGCTGGCCAGACTTTGGCGTTCCCTTCACACCCATCGGCATGCTTAAGTTCCTCAAGAAGGTCAAGACCTGCAACCCCCAGTACTCCGGCCCCATCGTGGTCCACtgcag TGCGGGGGTGGGGAGGACAGGTACCTTCATAGTGATAGACGCCATGTTGGATATGATGAACACCGAGAGGAAGGTGGACGTCTTTGGCTTCGTCACGCGCATCAGAGCCCAGCGCTGCCAAATGGTCCAGACCGAC ATGCAATACGTGTTCATCTTCCAGGCCATGCTGGAGCACTACCTGTACGGAGACACAGAGCTGGAGGTGACCTCCCTGGAGTCCCACCTGGCTAAGCTCTACGCCCCCTCCGCCGCCGGCTGTGGGGGCATGGAAGCAGAGTTCAAG AAGCTGACCTCCATCAAGATCCAGAACGACAAGATGAGGACAGGCAACCTGCCGGCAAACATGAAGAAGAACAGAGTTCTCCAGATCATCCCAT ACGAGTTCAACAGAGTGATCAATCCAGtcaagagaggggaggagagcacGGATTATGTCAACGCTTCCTTCATTGAT GGCTACCGTCAGAAGGACTCGTACATGGCCAGTCAGGGCCCGCTGCAGCACACCATCGAAGACTTCTGGAGGATGATCTGGGAGTGGAGGAGCTGCTCCATAGTCATGCTCactgagctggaggagagaggacag GAAAAGTGTGCTCAGTATTGGCCCAGTGACGGGGTGATGGTGTGTGGTGACCTCTCCATCGAGctaaagagggaggaggagagtgagagctACACTGTTAGAGACCTCCTGGTTACCAACAACCGG GAGAACAAGGCTCGCGCGGTGAGGCAGTTCCATTTTCATGGCTGGCCGGAGGTGGGCATCCCCGGCGACGGAAAGGGGATGATCAACATCATCGCCGCGGTCCAGAAGCAGCAGCAACAATCTGGCAACCACCCCATCACTGTCCACTGCAG tgcgGGCGCGGGGCGGACGGGGACCTTCTGTGCCCTGAGCACGGTCCTGGAGCGGGTGAAGGCTGAGGCCATCCTGGATGTCTTTCAGACTGTCAAGAGCCTCCGGCTGCAAAGGCCCCACATGGTGCAGACACTG GAGCAGTACGAGTTCTGCTACAAAGTGGTCCAGGAGTATATCGATGCCTTTTCTGACTACGCCAACTTCAAGTAG
- the LOC124003857 gene encoding receptor-type tyrosine-protein phosphatase alpha-like isoform X4, with amino-acid sequence MGVCPLLLLLSVALGVSVSAQGPSLTPAGPVSTAKPTDSPATTLHNVPMATTTTPPTAATTLTTTSTAEGNILTAGPSVTQVPIPPLPPPGPTIAPQVPTGATTAPQPPPAPTTVSRGGENGTTLSAPDSHTDPSLETTIEPTVEATSPDTTSDTTTGGGEDGTDQNTQSDDTPIIAVMVALSSLLVIVFIIIILYMLRFKKYKQAGSHSNSFRLTNGRSDDTELQSVPLLARSPSTNRKYPPLVVDKLEEDMNRRMADDNKLFREEFNALPVCPIQASCDAASKEENKEKNRYVNILPYDHSRVHLSSLEGVPDSDFINASFINGYQEKNKFIAAQGPKEETVNDFWRMIWEQNTATIVMVTNLKERKEKSIQRQSLCVSQCKCAQYWPDQGCWTYGNIRVSVEDMMVLVDYTIRKFCIQQVGDVGGKKPQRLVTQFHFTSWPDFGVPFTPIGMLKFLKKVKTCNPQYSGPIVVHCSAGVGRTGTFIVIDAMLDMMNTERKVDVFGFVTRIRAQRCQMVQTDMQYVFIFQAMLEHYLYGDTELEVTSLESHLAKLYAPSAAGCGGMEAEFKKLTSIKIQNDKMRTGNLPANMKKNRVLQIIPYEFNRVINPVKRGEESTDYVNASFIDGYRQKDSYMASQGPLQHTIEDFWRMIWEWRSCSIVMLTELEERGQEKCAQYWPSDGVMVCGDLSIELKREEESESYTVRDLLVTNNRENKARAVRQFHFHGWPEVGIPGDGKGMINIIAAVQKQQQQSGNHPITVHCSAGAGRTGTFCALSTVLERVKAEAILDVFQTVKSLRLQRPHMVQTLEQYEFCYKVVQEYIDAFSDYANFK; translated from the exons GTCCAGTCTCCACTGCCAAACCCACGGATTCTCCAGCCACCACCCTCCACAATGTTCCAATGGCAACAACCACCACCCCTCCAACAGCCGCAACGACACTGACAACAACCAGCACCGCAGAGGGGAACATATTGACTGCAGGCCCCAGTGTCACCCAGGTGCCCATTCCCCCTCTACCACCCCCTGGCCCCACCATAGCCCCCCAAGTCCCCACGGGTGCAACCACTGCCCCGCAACCACCCCCTGCTCCGACCACGGTCAGTCGGGGTGGGGAGAATGGGACCACACTCTCTGCTCCGGACAGTCACACAGATCCCTCGCTGGAGACCACCATAGAACCTACGGTGGAAGCCACGTCGCCCGACACTACTAGTGACactacaacag GTGGTGGAGAAGACGGCACAg aCCAAAATACGCAATCAGATGACACGCCCATCATTGCGGTGATGGTGGCTCTGTCATCCCTGCTCGTCAtcgtcttcatcatcatcatcctctatATGCTCAG GTTTAAGAAGTACAAGCAGGCCGGCAGCCATTCCAACTCCTTCAGGCTGACCAACGGTAGATCAGATGATAcag AGCTCCAGAGTGTGCCGCTATTGGCCCGCTCGCCTAGCACCAACAGGAAGTACCCACCCCTTGTTGTTGACAAGCTGGAGGAGGATATGAATCGTCGCATGGCTGATGACAACAAGCTCTTCCGGGAGGAGTTCAAT gCGCTGCCGGTGTGTCCCATCCAGGCGTCATGCGACGCGGCCTCTAAggaggagaacaaggagaagaACCGATACGTCAACATCCTGCCAT atgacCACTCCAGGGTGCATCTGTCGTCTCTAGAGGGAGTTCCAGACTCTGACTTCATCAATGCGTCCTTCATCAAC GGTTACCAAGAGAAGAACAAGTTCATTGCAGCTCAAG ggccaAAGGAGGAGACGGTAAACGACTTCTGGAGAATGATCTGGGAACAGAACACCGCCACCATCGTGATGGTGACCAActtgaaggagagaaaagag AAATCCATACAGCGgcaatctctctgtgtgtctcagtgtaAGTGTGCCCAGTACTGGCCTGACCAGGGCTGCTGGACCTACGGCAACATCCGGGTCTCTgtggaagacatgatggtgctgGTGGACTACACCATCCGCAAGTTCTGCATCCAACAG gTGGGGGATGTGGGGGGTAAGAAGCCCCAGCGGCTGGTGACCCAGTTCCACTTCACCAGCTGGCCAGACTTTGGCGTTCCCTTCACACCCATCGGCATGCTTAAGTTCCTCAAGAAGGTCAAGACCTGCAACCCCCAGTACTCCGGCCCCATCGTGGTCCACtgcag TGCGGGGGTGGGGAGGACAGGTACCTTCATAGTGATAGACGCCATGTTGGATATGATGAACACCGAGAGGAAGGTGGACGTCTTTGGCTTCGTCACGCGCATCAGAGCCCAGCGCTGCCAAATGGTCCAGACCGAC ATGCAATACGTGTTCATCTTCCAGGCCATGCTGGAGCACTACCTGTACGGAGACACAGAGCTGGAGGTGACCTCCCTGGAGTCCCACCTGGCTAAGCTCTACGCCCCCTCCGCCGCCGGCTGTGGGGGCATGGAAGCAGAGTTCAAG AAGCTGACCTCCATCAAGATCCAGAACGACAAGATGAGGACAGGCAACCTGCCGGCAAACATGAAGAAGAACAGAGTTCTCCAGATCATCCCAT ACGAGTTCAACAGAGTGATCAATCCAGtcaagagaggggaggagagcacGGATTATGTCAACGCTTCCTTCATTGAT GGCTACCGTCAGAAGGACTCGTACATGGCCAGTCAGGGCCCGCTGCAGCACACCATCGAAGACTTCTGGAGGATGATCTGGGAGTGGAGGAGCTGCTCCATAGTCATGCTCactgagctggaggagagaggacag GAAAAGTGTGCTCAGTATTGGCCCAGTGACGGGGTGATGGTGTGTGGTGACCTCTCCATCGAGctaaagagggaggaggagagtgagagctACACTGTTAGAGACCTCCTGGTTACCAACAACCGG GAGAACAAGGCTCGCGCGGTGAGGCAGTTCCATTTTCATGGCTGGCCGGAGGTGGGCATCCCCGGCGACGGAAAGGGGATGATCAACATCATCGCCGCGGTCCAGAAGCAGCAGCAACAATCTGGCAACCACCCCATCACTGTCCACTGCAG tgcgGGCGCGGGGCGGACGGGGACCTTCTGTGCCCTGAGCACGGTCCTGGAGCGGGTGAAGGCTGAGGCCATCCTGGATGTCTTTCAGACTGTCAAGAGCCTCCGGCTGCAAAGGCCCCACATGGTGCAGACACTG GAGCAGTACGAGTTCTGCTACAAAGTGGTCCAGGAGTATATCGATGCCTTTTCTGACTACGCCAACTTCAAGTAG
- the LOC124003857 gene encoding receptor-type tyrosine-protein phosphatase alpha-like isoform X3 translates to MGVCPLLLLLSVALGVSVSAQGPSLTPAEGPVSTAKPTDSPATTLHNVPMATTTTPPTAATTLTTTSTAEGNILTAGPSVTQVPIPPLPPPGPTIAPQVPTGATTAPQPPPAPTTVSRGGENGTTLSAPDSHTDPSLETTIEPTVEATSPDTTSDTTTGGGEDGTDQNTQSDDTPIIAVMVALSSLLVIVFIIIILYMLRFKKYKQAGSHSNSFRLTNGRSDDTELQSVPLLARSPSTNRKYPPLVVDKLEEDMNRRMADDNKLFREEFNALPVCPIQASCDAASKEENKEKNRYVNILPYDHSRVHLSSLEGVPDSDFINASFINGYQEKNKFIAAQGPKEETVNDFWRMIWEQNTATIVMVTNLKERKEKSIQRQSLCVSQCKCAQYWPDQGCWTYGNIRVSVEDMMVLVDYTIRKFCIQQVGDVGGKKPQRLVTQFHFTSWPDFGVPFTPIGMLKFLKKVKTCNPQYSGPIVVHCSAGVGRTGTFIVIDAMLDMMNTERKVDVFGFVTRIRAQRCQMVQTDMQYVFIFQAMLEHYLYGDTELEVTSLESHLAKLYAPSAAGCGGMEAEFKKLTSIKIQNDKMRTGNLPANMKKNRVLQIIPYEFNRVINPVKRGEESTDYVNASFIDGYRQKDSYMASQGPLQHTIEDFWRMIWEWRSCSIVMLTELEERGQEKCAQYWPSDGVMVCGDLSIELKREEESESYTVRDLLVTNNRENKARAVRQFHFHGWPEVGIPGDGKGMINIIAAVQKQQQQSGNHPITVHCSAGAGRTGTFCALSTVLERVKAEAILDVFQTVKSLRLQRPHMVQTLEQYEFCYKVVQEYIDAFSDYANFK, encoded by the exons AAGGTCCAGTCTCCACTGCCAAACCCACGGATTCTCCAGCCACCACCCTCCACAATGTTCCAATGGCAACAACCACCACCCCTCCAACAGCCGCAACGACACTGACAACAACCAGCACCGCAGAGGGGAACATATTGACTGCAGGCCCCAGTGTCACCCAGGTGCCCATTCCCCCTCTACCACCCCCTGGCCCCACCATAGCCCCCCAAGTCCCCACGGGTGCAACCACTGCCCCGCAACCACCCCCTGCTCCGACCACGGTCAGTCGGGGTGGGGAGAATGGGACCACACTCTCTGCTCCGGACAGTCACACAGATCCCTCGCTGGAGACCACCATAGAACCTACGGTGGAAGCCACGTCGCCCGACACTACTAGTGACactacaacag GTGGTGGAGAAGACGGCACAg aCCAAAATACGCAATCAGATGACACGCCCATCATTGCGGTGATGGTGGCTCTGTCATCCCTGCTCGTCAtcgtcttcatcatcatcatcctctatATGCTCAG GTTTAAGAAGTACAAGCAGGCCGGCAGCCATTCCAACTCCTTCAGGCTGACCAACGGTAGATCAGATGATAcag AGCTCCAGAGTGTGCCGCTATTGGCCCGCTCGCCTAGCACCAACAGGAAGTACCCACCCCTTGTTGTTGACAAGCTGGAGGAGGATATGAATCGTCGCATGGCTGATGACAACAAGCTCTTCCGGGAGGAGTTCAAT gCGCTGCCGGTGTGTCCCATCCAGGCGTCATGCGACGCGGCCTCTAAggaggagaacaaggagaagaACCGATACGTCAACATCCTGCCAT atgacCACTCCAGGGTGCATCTGTCGTCTCTAGAGGGAGTTCCAGACTCTGACTTCATCAATGCGTCCTTCATCAAC GGTTACCAAGAGAAGAACAAGTTCATTGCAGCTCAAG ggccaAAGGAGGAGACGGTAAACGACTTCTGGAGAATGATCTGGGAACAGAACACCGCCACCATCGTGATGGTGACCAActtgaaggagagaaaagag AAATCCATACAGCGgcaatctctctgtgtgtctcagtgtaAGTGTGCCCAGTACTGGCCTGACCAGGGCTGCTGGACCTACGGCAACATCCGGGTCTCTgtggaagacatgatggtgctgGTGGACTACACCATCCGCAAGTTCTGCATCCAACAG gTGGGGGATGTGGGGGGTAAGAAGCCCCAGCGGCTGGTGACCCAGTTCCACTTCACCAGCTGGCCAGACTTTGGCGTTCCCTTCACACCCATCGGCATGCTTAAGTTCCTCAAGAAGGTCAAGACCTGCAACCCCCAGTACTCCGGCCCCATCGTGGTCCACtgcag TGCGGGGGTGGGGAGGACAGGTACCTTCATAGTGATAGACGCCATGTTGGATATGATGAACACCGAGAGGAAGGTGGACGTCTTTGGCTTCGTCACGCGCATCAGAGCCCAGCGCTGCCAAATGGTCCAGACCGAC ATGCAATACGTGTTCATCTTCCAGGCCATGCTGGAGCACTACCTGTACGGAGACACAGAGCTGGAGGTGACCTCCCTGGAGTCCCACCTGGCTAAGCTCTACGCCCCCTCCGCCGCCGGCTGTGGGGGCATGGAAGCAGAGTTCAAG AAGCTGACCTCCATCAAGATCCAGAACGACAAGATGAGGACAGGCAACCTGCCGGCAAACATGAAGAAGAACAGAGTTCTCCAGATCATCCCAT ACGAGTTCAACAGAGTGATCAATCCAGtcaagagaggggaggagagcacGGATTATGTCAACGCTTCCTTCATTGAT GGCTACCGTCAGAAGGACTCGTACATGGCCAGTCAGGGCCCGCTGCAGCACACCATCGAAGACTTCTGGAGGATGATCTGGGAGTGGAGGAGCTGCTCCATAGTCATGCTCactgagctggaggagagaggacag GAAAAGTGTGCTCAGTATTGGCCCAGTGACGGGGTGATGGTGTGTGGTGACCTCTCCATCGAGctaaagagggaggaggagagtgagagctACACTGTTAGAGACCTCCTGGTTACCAACAACCGG GAGAACAAGGCTCGCGCGGTGAGGCAGTTCCATTTTCATGGCTGGCCGGAGGTGGGCATCCCCGGCGACGGAAAGGGGATGATCAACATCATCGCCGCGGTCCAGAAGCAGCAGCAACAATCTGGCAACCACCCCATCACTGTCCACTGCAG tgcgGGCGCGGGGCGGACGGGGACCTTCTGTGCCCTGAGCACGGTCCTGGAGCGGGTGAAGGCTGAGGCCATCCTGGATGTCTTTCAGACTGTCAAGAGCCTCCGGCTGCAAAGGCCCCACATGGTGCAGACACTG GAGCAGTACGAGTTCTGCTACAAAGTGGTCCAGGAGTATATCGATGCCTTTTCTGACTACGCCAACTTCAAGTAG
- the LOC124003857 gene encoding receptor-type tyrosine-protein phosphatase alpha-like isoform X1 yields MPNSLLKGSMGVCPLLLLLSVALGVSVSAQGPSLTPAEGPVSTAKPTDSPATTLHNVPMATTTTPPTAATTLTTTSTAEGNILTAGPSVTQVPIPPLPPPGPTIAPQVPTGATTAPQPPPAPTTVSRGGENGTTLSAPDSHTDPSLETTIEPTVEATSPDTTSDTTTGGGEDGTDQNTQSDDTPIIAVMVALSSLLVIVFIIIILYMLRFKKYKQAGSHSNSFRLTNGRSDDTELQSVPLLARSPSTNRKYPPLVVDKLEEDMNRRMADDNKLFREEFNALPVCPIQASCDAASKEENKEKNRYVNILPYDHSRVHLSSLEGVPDSDFINASFINGYQEKNKFIAAQGPKEETVNDFWRMIWEQNTATIVMVTNLKERKEKSIQRQSLCVSQCKCAQYWPDQGCWTYGNIRVSVEDMMVLVDYTIRKFCIQQVGDVGGKKPQRLVTQFHFTSWPDFGVPFTPIGMLKFLKKVKTCNPQYSGPIVVHCSAGVGRTGTFIVIDAMLDMMNTERKVDVFGFVTRIRAQRCQMVQTDMQYVFIFQAMLEHYLYGDTELEVTSLESHLAKLYAPSAAGCGGMEAEFKKLTSIKIQNDKMRTGNLPANMKKNRVLQIIPYEFNRVINPVKRGEESTDYVNASFIDGYRQKDSYMASQGPLQHTIEDFWRMIWEWRSCSIVMLTELEERGQEKCAQYWPSDGVMVCGDLSIELKREEESESYTVRDLLVTNNRENKARAVRQFHFHGWPEVGIPGDGKGMINIIAAVQKQQQQSGNHPITVHCSAGAGRTGTFCALSTVLERVKAEAILDVFQTVKSLRLQRPHMVQTLEQYEFCYKVVQEYIDAFSDYANFK; encoded by the exons AAGGTCCAGTCTCCACTGCCAAACCCACGGATTCTCCAGCCACCACCCTCCACAATGTTCCAATGGCAACAACCACCACCCCTCCAACAGCCGCAACGACACTGACAACAACCAGCACCGCAGAGGGGAACATATTGACTGCAGGCCCCAGTGTCACCCAGGTGCCCATTCCCCCTCTACCACCCCCTGGCCCCACCATAGCCCCCCAAGTCCCCACGGGTGCAACCACTGCCCCGCAACCACCCCCTGCTCCGACCACGGTCAGTCGGGGTGGGGAGAATGGGACCACACTCTCTGCTCCGGACAGTCACACAGATCCCTCGCTGGAGACCACCATAGAACCTACGGTGGAAGCCACGTCGCCCGACACTACTAGTGACactacaacag GTGGTGGAGAAGACGGCACAg aCCAAAATACGCAATCAGATGACACGCCCATCATTGCGGTGATGGTGGCTCTGTCATCCCTGCTCGTCAtcgtcttcatcatcatcatcctctatATGCTCAG GTTTAAGAAGTACAAGCAGGCCGGCAGCCATTCCAACTCCTTCAGGCTGACCAACGGTAGATCAGATGATAcag AGCTCCAGAGTGTGCCGCTATTGGCCCGCTCGCCTAGCACCAACAGGAAGTACCCACCCCTTGTTGTTGACAAGCTGGAGGAGGATATGAATCGTCGCATGGCTGATGACAACAAGCTCTTCCGGGAGGAGTTCAAT gCGCTGCCGGTGTGTCCCATCCAGGCGTCATGCGACGCGGCCTCTAAggaggagaacaaggagaagaACCGATACGTCAACATCCTGCCAT atgacCACTCCAGGGTGCATCTGTCGTCTCTAGAGGGAGTTCCAGACTCTGACTTCATCAATGCGTCCTTCATCAAC GGTTACCAAGAGAAGAACAAGTTCATTGCAGCTCAAG ggccaAAGGAGGAGACGGTAAACGACTTCTGGAGAATGATCTGGGAACAGAACACCGCCACCATCGTGATGGTGACCAActtgaaggagagaaaagag AAATCCATACAGCGgcaatctctctgtgtgtctcagtgtaAGTGTGCCCAGTACTGGCCTGACCAGGGCTGCTGGACCTACGGCAACATCCGGGTCTCTgtggaagacatgatggtgctgGTGGACTACACCATCCGCAAGTTCTGCATCCAACAG gTGGGGGATGTGGGGGGTAAGAAGCCCCAGCGGCTGGTGACCCAGTTCCACTTCACCAGCTGGCCAGACTTTGGCGTTCCCTTCACACCCATCGGCATGCTTAAGTTCCTCAAGAAGGTCAAGACCTGCAACCCCCAGTACTCCGGCCCCATCGTGGTCCACtgcag TGCGGGGGTGGGGAGGACAGGTACCTTCATAGTGATAGACGCCATGTTGGATATGATGAACACCGAGAGGAAGGTGGACGTCTTTGGCTTCGTCACGCGCATCAGAGCCCAGCGCTGCCAAATGGTCCAGACCGAC ATGCAATACGTGTTCATCTTCCAGGCCATGCTGGAGCACTACCTGTACGGAGACACAGAGCTGGAGGTGACCTCCCTGGAGTCCCACCTGGCTAAGCTCTACGCCCCCTCCGCCGCCGGCTGTGGGGGCATGGAAGCAGAGTTCAAG AAGCTGACCTCCATCAAGATCCAGAACGACAAGATGAGGACAGGCAACCTGCCGGCAAACATGAAGAAGAACAGAGTTCTCCAGATCATCCCAT ACGAGTTCAACAGAGTGATCAATCCAGtcaagagaggggaggagagcacGGATTATGTCAACGCTTCCTTCATTGAT GGCTACCGTCAGAAGGACTCGTACATGGCCAGTCAGGGCCCGCTGCAGCACACCATCGAAGACTTCTGGAGGATGATCTGGGAGTGGAGGAGCTGCTCCATAGTCATGCTCactgagctggaggagagaggacag GAAAAGTGTGCTCAGTATTGGCCCAGTGACGGGGTGATGGTGTGTGGTGACCTCTCCATCGAGctaaagagggaggaggagagtgagagctACACTGTTAGAGACCTCCTGGTTACCAACAACCGG GAGAACAAGGCTCGCGCGGTGAGGCAGTTCCATTTTCATGGCTGGCCGGAGGTGGGCATCCCCGGCGACGGAAAGGGGATGATCAACATCATCGCCGCGGTCCAGAAGCAGCAGCAACAATCTGGCAACCACCCCATCACTGTCCACTGCAG tgcgGGCGCGGGGCGGACGGGGACCTTCTGTGCCCTGAGCACGGTCCTGGAGCGGGTGAAGGCTGAGGCCATCCTGGATGTCTTTCAGACTGTCAAGAGCCTCCGGCTGCAAAGGCCCCACATGGTGCAGACACTG GAGCAGTACGAGTTCTGCTACAAAGTGGTCCAGGAGTATATCGATGCCTTTTCTGACTACGCCAACTTCAAGTAG